In Methanothermobacter sp. K4, one genomic interval encodes:
- the cgi121 gene encoding KEOPS complex subunit Cgi121, producing the protein MNIDIRGYHGTIENLDELLNEIKGFPCTVQLIDARAVAGSGHALHGTLHALRAFERNQNISGDPGIEICLRIAGTRQISRALELLGVREGEMGICAILVDCGADVQEFLDSRFQRDDTVLEPDEDYLRNLYDLGEEVETVGVENALMERTTMLQVL; encoded by the coding sequence GTGAATATAGATATCAGGGGATACCATGGAACCATTGAAAACCTGGATGAACTCCTGAATGAGATAAAAGGGTTTCCATGCACGGTACAGCTTATTGATGCCAGGGCCGTTGCAGGGAGTGGCCATGCACTCCATGGTACACTCCATGCCCTCAGGGCCTTTGAGAGGAATCAGAATATCTCAGGCGACCCTGGAATTGAGATATGCCTCCGCATTGCAGGTACCAGGCAGATAAGCCGGGCCCTTGAACTTTTAGGTGTCAGGGAGGGTGAAATGGGGATCTGCGCGATCCTTGTTGACTGCGGGGCAGATGTCCAGGAATTCCTTGATTCAAGGTTCCAGAGGGATGACACCGTCCTTGAACCTGATGAGGATTATCTCAGAAACCTCTATGACCTTGGAGAGGAGGTAGAAACGGTTGGAGTTGAGAACGCGCTCATGGAGAGGACTACGATGCTCCAGGTTTTATAG
- a CDS encoding UPF0280 family protein, whose amino-acid sequence MTAENINIGETHVRLRTDIKDHGLAGFILGERMKLIEHIRRNHEFLTSLEPIHVGEGPLIVRMMSRASRKAEVGPMAAVAGTIAQLSLMHLMGLGSRCSIVDNGGDIALVNNRKVTVGLYAGSSPLSGTVGFLLKPGASRGICTSSGTVGHSISFGRADSVTVFASEASTADALATSIANSANGPDDRSSVESALERADDFREHFRGVMVVVGEHAGTVGRIPKLVMTDRKAVLSDFWEEV is encoded by the coding sequence ATGACAGCGGAGAATATAAACATCGGAGAAACCCATGTAAGGCTCAGAACCGACATCAAGGATCATGGGCTTGCTGGTTTCATCTTAGGGGAGAGAATGAAACTCATAGAACATATAAGGAGAAACCATGAGTTTTTAACATCCCTTGAACCCATCCATGTGGGGGAGGGGCCCCTGATAGTGAGGATGATGTCCCGTGCATCAAGGAAGGCAGAGGTGGGTCCCATGGCGGCTGTGGCAGGAACAATAGCCCAGCTCTCCCTCATGCACCTAATGGGCCTCGGCTCAAGGTGCAGTATAGTGGACAATGGTGGAGACATCGCCCTTGTGAACAACCGTAAGGTTACTGTGGGGCTTTATGCCGGTTCATCACCACTTTCAGGGACTGTGGGGTTCCTCCTGAAGCCAGGTGCCTCCAGGGGTATATGCACGTCCTCAGGTACAGTTGGTCACTCCATAAGCTTTGGGAGGGCCGACTCTGTGACAGTATTCGCATCTGAGGCCAGCACCGCAGATGCCCTTGCAACTTCAATAGCCAACAGTGCGAATGGCCCCGATGATAGATCCTCTGTCGAGAGCGCTCTTGAGAGGGCTGATGACTTTCGTGAGCACTTCCGGGGGGTTATGGTTGTTGTGGGTGAGCATGCAGGCACGGTGGGGAGGATACCAAAACTCGTAATGACCGATAGAAAAGCCGTGCTTTCAGACTTCTGGGAAGAAGTCTAA
- a CDS encoding proteasome-activating nucleotidase translates to MENNSQNVLKKIEDLKKEIRMLKEENSKTKRNLMWKIRKLEKDKLLIENEKTRLDREVKSLRGEIERFRTPPLVIATITEVLDDHRVAVKSSTGPHFVINYSRFIDKKQLEPGARVALNQQTFSIVDVLPSEKDPVVTGMEVEEKPDVSYEQIGGLEEQVREVKETVELPLKKPELFEKIGIEPPKGVLLYGPPGTGKTLLAKAVAHETNATFIKIVASEFVRKYIGEGARLVRGVFELAKEKAPSIIFIDEIDAVAAKRLKSSTSGDREVQRTLMQLLAELDGFESRGNVGIVAATNRPDILDPALLRPGRFDRFIEVPLPNEDGRREILKIHTSGMALAEEVDIELFARITDGASGADLKAICTEAGMFAIREERDEVTMNDFMDAVDKIMGVEKEEEYKQETGVMFG, encoded by the coding sequence ATGGAAAATAACTCCCAGAATGTATTAAAAAAGATTGAGGACCTCAAAAAAGAAATTAGAATGCTTAAAGAGGAGAATTCAAAGACAAAAAGGAATCTGATGTGGAAGATCAGAAAGCTTGAGAAGGATAAACTTTTAATTGAAAATGAAAAGACGAGGCTTGACAGGGAGGTCAAATCTCTCCGTGGTGAGATTGAAAGATTCAGAACCCCACCACTGGTCATAGCCACCATCACAGAGGTTCTTGATGATCACAGGGTCGCAGTTAAGAGCAGCACGGGCCCTCATTTCGTAATAAACTATTCAAGATTCATTGATAAGAAGCAGCTGGAGCCAGGTGCCAGGGTTGCACTCAACCAGCAGACATTCAGTATAGTCGATGTGCTTCCATCAGAGAAGGACCCCGTGGTAACGGGTATGGAAGTTGAAGAAAAACCTGACGTCTCCTATGAGCAGATAGGTGGCCTCGAGGAACAGGTACGTGAGGTCAAGGAGACGGTGGAATTACCACTTAAAAAACCTGAACTATTTGAGAAGATAGGTATAGAACCACCAAAGGGTGTACTGCTCTACGGACCCCCAGGTACAGGTAAAACACTCCTTGCAAAGGCCGTTGCACATGAAACCAACGCCACCTTCATAAAGATAGTTGCATCAGAGTTCGTCAGAAAGTACATAGGTGAAGGCGCAAGGCTGGTGAGGGGAGTCTTTGAGCTGGCCAAGGAGAAGGCCCCCAGCATAATATTCATAGATGAAATTGATGCTGTGGCAGCCAAGAGACTTAAGAGTTCAACAAGCGGTGACAGGGAGGTTCAGAGGACACTAATGCAGCTCCTTGCAGAGCTTGATGGCTTCGAATCCAGGGGTAACGTTGGTATAGTCGCTGCAACCAACAGGCCGGATATCCTGGATCCTGCACTCCTCAGACCCGGAAGATTTGACAGGTTCATTGAGGTTCCACTGCCAAATGAGGACGGCAGGAGGGAGATCCTCAAGATACACACATCTGGAATGGCCCTTGCAGAGGAGGTTGACATTGAACTCTTTGCAAGGATCACAGATGGTGCATCCGGGGCGGACCTCAAGGCGATATGTACAGAGGCAGGTATGTTCGCCATCAGGGAGGAACGTGATGAGGTCACAATGAATGACTTCATGGACGCCGTTGATAAGATAATGGGTGTTGAGAAGGAAGAGGAATACAAGCAGGAAACCGGCGTAATGTTCGGTTAA
- a CDS encoding multiprotein bridging factor aMBF1: protein MRCEICGKKIVGKPVKTKIDSSVMDVCRECSKFGKIIREPPKPKTHKGGVRRTPKRSRRPMETLYEVVEDYGEIIRAERESRGWSREDLAERINEKVSVINRIESERMEPDIKLARKLEKLLKIKILEKFEAGEEEKIEGGGFRGATIGDIARIKRG, encoded by the coding sequence ATGAGATGCGAGATTTGCGGCAAAAAGATTGTTGGAAAACCTGTGAAGACCAAAATCGACAGTTCAGTGATGGATGTATGCAGGGAATGCTCAAAGTTCGGTAAAATCATCAGGGAACCCCCCAAACCCAAAACCCATAAAGGGGGTGTCAGGAGAACCCCTAAGAGGTCAAGGAGGCCAATGGAAACCCTCTATGAGGTTGTTGAGGATTACGGTGAGATCATAAGGGCTGAGAGAGAGTCAAGGGGATGGTCAAGGGAGGATCTCGCAGAGAGGATCAATGAGAAGGTCTCCGTCATAAACAGGATTGAATCTGAGAGAATGGAACCCGACATCAAACTTGCAAGGAAACTCGAGAAGCTCCTTAAAATAAAGATCCTGGAGAAATTCGAGGCTGGTGAAGAGGAAAAGATTGAAGGTGGAGGGTTCCGCGGAGCCACCATAGGTGATATAGCAAGAATAAAAAGGGGTTAA
- a CDS encoding PH domain-containing protein, with protein sequence MFGRERLYPGERILYETGPRFILSCRSSIIKILFIAIVIYIFPAAVKFAGDLDNVLIMRYGVTVAEKVVWILTAIFIILVLSVLWDVISWRSRRYIITDHRVIVESGVLRKRRFYINHSKIVDISFSQGIIERLLDSADIEIHGGHEDTHIIMEDAPSPARIEYHINRFTGERAVDEAEEILRELSSERQKGRGFADPEFWEDTDESDESTPKESPSEEGGSEESIMERHSRKFKRFREEGGDD encoded by the coding sequence ATGTTTGGCAGGGAGAGGTTATATCCGGGTGAAAGGATTCTATATGAAACAGGGCCACGGTTTATCCTCAGCTGCAGGTCGTCCATCATAAAGATCCTTTTCATTGCAATCGTCATATACATCTTCCCAGCAGCGGTGAAATTTGCAGGGGACCTTGACAACGTTCTGATAATGAGGTACGGGGTCACGGTTGCAGAGAAGGTCGTCTGGATTTTAACCGCGATTTTTATCATACTGGTACTCAGTGTGCTCTGGGATGTGATCTCATGGAGGAGCAGGCGCTACATAATCACCGACCACAGGGTTATAGTTGAGAGTGGAGTTTTAAGGAAGAGGAGGTTCTACATAAACCACAGCAAGATAGTGGACATATCCTTCTCACAGGGTATAATCGAGAGGCTCCTGGACTCTGCAGATATAGAGATCCACGGTGGCCACGAGGACACACATATAATCATGGAGGATGCCCCATCCCCGGCCAGGATCGAGTACCACATCAACAGGTTTACAGGGGAAAGGGCAGTGGATGAGGCGGAGGAGATACTCAGGGAACTCTCATCAGAAAGACAGAAGGGGCGGGGATTTGCAGACCCAGAATTCTGGGAGGATACAGATGAATCTGATGAAAGTACTCCTAAAGAATCCCCCAGTGAAGAGGGGGGTAGCGAAGAGTCAATAATGGAGAGGCATTCACGGAAATTCAAAAGGTTCAGAGAGGAGGGTGGGGATGACTGA
- a CDS encoding DUF356 domain-containing protein: protein MSLIILRADSRDKILNALADLERHAGLRVRGRPRIMKHEIADKMAASILGGNLRSRSSVAAAVEVEEGDTETIMAVRGIHPPAHVIVVSSEYDEYEDLRKIFGTLKVLKGYYSYKKR, encoded by the coding sequence GTGTCTCTAATAATCTTAAGGGCTGATAGCAGGGATAAGATCCTGAATGCCCTTGCGGATCTTGAAAGACATGCTGGGCTGAGGGTAAGGGGCAGGCCCCGCATAATGAAACATGAAATCGCAGATAAAATGGCAGCATCCATACTTGGAGGTAACCTCCGGAGCAGGTCATCGGTTGCAGCCGCAGTTGAGGTTGAGGAGGGCGATACAGAGACCATAATGGCTGTGAGGGGGATACACCCACCAGCCCACGTAATTGTTGTGAGCAGTGAATATGATGAATATGAGGACCTCCGGAAGATTTTTGGCACTCTGAAGGTCCTCAAGGGTTATTATTCATATAAAAAGAGGTGA
- a CDS encoding Mur ligase family protein, which translates to MDIEEIVERVSGKLLGSGGEFRGKFTTLGAAEEGDIVIRHWIDDRGIQIASERGVAAIITQDLRSDAPVMDVPIILVDRIEIANALALSWTINRFSPSSRRIAVTGTNGKSTTTHMINHIITTAGRSSYTNTDSRSEFNTLIDPVVAQQIAEAASKEQMEFMVLEVSEVQGWLGRVMRDHAYLMTSAIKPEIVVITNVAMDHIGLVESVDDVFREVSGALRALDSGVAVLNSDDERVRAMADINPLLRTVFYGSHGSVRYGGDGIYRGDDLIIQKDELPFTGEHFIQNTLAAVTAALELGFSYEDVRRGVKTYRPLKRRFTILMDNPRVIDDFAHNPDGIRATVKSAASGLNGRLWVVNAIRGSRGEDINIMNAEALADSLKGLDVELVVTSSSDLVDEQNRVLENEKRIFLDVLDENGIGYTHIENLRDALRRVLENAKPSDTVLLLGAQGMDPAAEVIADLTSKSS; encoded by the coding sequence ATGGACATCGAGGAAATCGTAGAGAGAGTTTCAGGAAAACTCCTGGGAAGTGGCGGGGAGTTCAGGGGTAAATTCACAACCCTGGGGGCTGCAGAGGAAGGTGACATTGTTATAAGGCACTGGATCGACGATAGGGGCATTCAGATTGCCTCAGAAAGGGGTGTGGCAGCCATAATAACCCAGGATTTGAGGTCCGATGCCCCGGTCATGGATGTCCCCATCATCCTTGTGGATCGGATTGAAATCGCAAATGCCCTTGCACTGTCATGGACTATAAACAGGTTTTCACCGTCCTCCCGCAGGATAGCTGTAACCGGAACCAACGGGAAATCAACCACAACCCACATGATCAACCACATCATAACCACAGCCGGCAGGTCATCCTACACAAATACAGATTCAAGGTCAGAGTTCAACACCCTCATTGACCCTGTTGTTGCGCAGCAGATAGCAGAGGCTGCCAGTAAGGAGCAGATGGAATTCATGGTCCTCGAGGTTTCAGAGGTTCAGGGCTGGCTTGGGAGGGTGATGAGGGACCACGCCTACCTCATGACCTCAGCAATCAAGCCAGAGATTGTTGTCATAACCAACGTTGCAATGGACCACATAGGTCTTGTTGAATCGGTGGATGACGTCTTCAGGGAGGTTTCAGGAGCCCTCAGGGCTCTTGATTCAGGGGTTGCTGTACTGAACTCTGATGATGAGAGGGTCAGGGCAATGGCGGATATCAACCCCCTCCTCAGGACGGTCTTCTATGGATCCCATGGATCCGTAAGGTACGGTGGGGATGGGATCTACCGTGGAGACGATCTTATAATTCAGAAGGATGAACTCCCATTCACAGGTGAACACTTCATACAGAATACCCTTGCAGCGGTCACAGCAGCACTGGAACTGGGATTCTCATATGAGGATGTTCGTAGGGGTGTTAAAACTTACAGACCACTTAAGAGGAGATTCACCATTCTAATGGATAATCCCAGGGTCATTGACGATTTCGCCCATAACCCTGACGGTATAAGGGCAACAGTTAAAAGCGCGGCCTCTGGCCTCAATGGAAGACTGTGGGTTGTGAATGCCATAAGGGGATCTAGGGGGGAGGACATAAACATCATGAATGCAGAGGCCCTGGCAGACTCCCTGAAGGGCCTTGATGTTGAACTGGTGGTAACATCAAGCAGCGACCTTGTTGATGAGCAAAACAGGGTCCTTGAAAACGAGAAAAGGATCTTCTTGGATGTTCTGGATGAGAATGGGATAGGGTATACCCATATCGAAAATCTGCGGGATGCGCTCAGAAGAGTCCTGGAAAATGCAAAACCCAGTGATACGGTTCTCCTCCTTGGGGCCCAGGGAATGGACCCTGCGGCGGAGGTTATAGCCGATTTAACCAGTAAAAGCTCCTGA
- a CDS encoding 2-isopropylmalate synthase: protein MQVRVLDTTLRDGEQTPGVSLTPEEKLRIALKIDDLGADIIEAGSAITSEGEREGIRKITAEGLNAEICSFARAVRDDIDAALSCNVDSVHLVVPTSDLHLEHKLRKTREEVLEQAVDCTEYAVDHGLLVELSAEDSTRSDIGFLKRVFSEGIAAGAERICACDTVGMLTPERSYEFYGELSELGAPVSVHCHNDFGLAVANSLAGLRAGASEVHATINGIGERAGNAALEEVVVALKSLYNVDTNINIEMLYETSRMVARMTGVYLQPNKAIVGENAFAHESGIHADGVLKKAETYEPITPEMVGHRRRFVMGKHIGTHALRQRLDELGMKVDEDKLMEIFRRVKALGDMGKCVTDVDLQAIAEDVLGVMEDKVVDLEEVTIVSGNRVTPTASVKLRVDGNEVLEAGIGVGPVDAAIVAIKKSLEDFADITLEEYHVDAITGGTDALIDVVIKLRHGDRIISARSTQPDIIMASVEAFLSGVNRLLANEAAQDQKGG, encoded by the coding sequence TTGCAGGTTAGAGTACTTGACACCACACTGAGGGATGGAGAACAGACACCAGGGGTTTCCCTTACCCCAGAGGAGAAACTCAGAATAGCACTCAAAATCGATGATCTGGGTGCTGATATCATCGAGGCTGGCTCAGCAATCACATCAGAGGGTGAAAGGGAAGGCATCAGGAAAATCACAGCCGAGGGTCTGAATGCTGAGATCTGCAGCTTTGCAAGGGCTGTCAGGGATGACATAGACGCCGCACTCTCATGCAACGTTGACAGTGTGCACCTGGTTGTACCAACCTCTGACCTGCACCTTGAACACAAGCTCAGAAAAACAAGGGAGGAGGTCCTTGAACAGGCGGTGGACTGCACAGAGTACGCGGTTGACCACGGACTCCTGGTCGAACTCTCAGCAGAGGACTCAACACGTAGTGACATTGGATTCCTCAAGAGGGTATTCAGTGAGGGTATAGCTGCAGGGGCAGAAAGGATATGTGCCTGTGACACCGTGGGAATGCTCACACCTGAACGCTCCTATGAATTCTACGGTGAACTCTCAGAACTCGGGGCTCCAGTGAGCGTCCACTGCCACAACGACTTTGGACTGGCAGTTGCAAACTCACTCGCCGGTTTGAGGGCAGGAGCATCTGAGGTCCACGCAACCATCAATGGCATAGGTGAACGTGCGGGTAACGCAGCCCTTGAGGAGGTGGTGGTTGCACTCAAATCGCTCTATAATGTTGATACAAACATCAACATCGAGATGCTCTATGAGACCTCCAGGATGGTCGCCAGGATGACCGGGGTATACCTGCAGCCAAACAAGGCAATAGTGGGTGAAAACGCATTCGCCCATGAATCAGGGATACATGCAGATGGTGTCCTCAAGAAGGCGGAAACATATGAACCCATAACACCTGAGATGGTTGGCCACAGGAGAAGGTTCGTCATGGGCAAACACATAGGGACCCATGCCCTCAGACAGAGGCTTGATGAGCTTGGAATGAAGGTCGATGAGGATAAACTGATGGAGATATTCAGGAGGGTCAAGGCACTGGGGGATATGGGTAAATGTGTCACCGACGTTGACCTCCAGGCCATAGCAGAGGATGTTCTTGGGGTCATGGAGGACAAGGTTGTGGACCTTGAGGAGGTCACCATAGTCTCAGGTAACAGGGTGACACCCACAGCATCAGTAAAGCTCAGGGTGGATGGTAATGAGGTCCTTGAGGCCGGTATAGGGGTTGGTCCAGTGGATGCCGCCATAGTTGCCATAAAGAAGAGCCTTGAGGACTTTGCGGATATAACCCTTGAGGAGTACCATGTTGACGCCATAACCGGGGGTACAGATGCCCTCATTGATGTTGTTATAAAGCTGAGGCACGGTGACAGGATAATAAGCGCCAGGAGCACCCAGCCTGATATCATAATGGCCAGTGTGGAGGCCTTCCTCAGCGGTGTTAACAGGCTCCTGGCGAATGAGGCAGCTCAGGATCAAAAGGGTGGTTAG
- a CDS encoding TIGR01177 family methyltransferase, which produces MEIMVILSQEHPELPSAEIKSVLRSEGIEFSLIEDGRGYVILDAPPSTWKILKGRLAYAHEICRVTGYSTTAEVEGTAKKIDWKNHISGSFAVRIKKLRGEVDARELERGLGAIIKNKTGVKVDLENPWTLVRPVLIEDRFILTLRIAEISKDHFNEAKPHRRPFFYPGSMSPKLARCMVNLAGVRSGDRLLDPFCGTGGILIEAGLIGVRVIGADIDWKMVEGTRKNLQHYGITDFEVIRSDARDLRLDERVNAIVTDPPYGISASTAGEKSEKLYREFLDSAYSNLTEDGVICMAAPHYLDLEGLIDDRFRVREKYSMRMHRSLTRVIRVIETV; this is translated from the coding sequence ATGGAAATAATGGTTATACTATCACAGGAACACCCTGAGCTCCCCTCTGCCGAAATCAAATCTGTTCTAAGGTCAGAGGGTATAGAATTCAGTTTAATTGAGGATGGAAGGGGATATGTGATTCTGGATGCCCCCCCATCAACTTGGAAGATCCTTAAGGGGAGGCTCGCATACGCCCATGAAATCTGCAGGGTCACAGGATACTCCACCACCGCTGAGGTTGAAGGGACAGCCAAGAAAATAGACTGGAAGAACCATATTAGTGGCAGTTTTGCTGTGAGGATAAAGAAGCTCAGGGGGGAGGTTGACGCAAGGGAACTTGAGAGAGGTCTCGGGGCAATCATAAAAAATAAGACAGGCGTAAAGGTTGACCTTGAGAACCCCTGGACCCTTGTAAGGCCTGTACTCATTGAAGACAGGTTTATCCTCACACTGCGCATTGCAGAGATAAGTAAGGATCACTTCAACGAGGCCAAACCCCACAGAAGACCATTCTTCTATCCGGGTTCAATGAGCCCAAAACTTGCAAGGTGCATGGTGAACCTTGCAGGTGTGAGGTCCGGCGACAGACTCCTCGACCCCTTCTGCGGTACAGGGGGTATACTCATAGAGGCCGGCCTCATTGGTGTGAGGGTCATCGGTGCGGATATAGACTGGAAGATGGTGGAAGGCACACGGAAAAACCTTCAGCACTATGGTATAACAGATTTTGAGGTTATAAGGTCAGATGCCAGGGATCTGAGGCTTGATGAAAGGGTGAATGCAATAGTAACCGATCCGCCCTATGGAATATCAGCGTCAACTGCAGGCGAGAAGAGTGAAAAACTCTACAGGGAGTTCCTGGACTCAGCATACTCAAATCTTACAGAGGACGGCGTGATATGCATGGCAGCACCCCACTACCTTGACCTTGAGGGACTCATTGATGATAGATTCAGAGTAAGAGAAAAATACTCCATGAGGATGCACAGGAGTCTCACAAGGGTTATAAGGGTAATTGAAACTGTGTAG
- a CDS encoding DegT/DnrJ/EryC1/StrS family aminotransferase, whose protein sequence is MKGPVADMREYTTRLGLRFREPSPETKRAVCHAALYGEVPDPEKKIRKITGHRYAKILSSGNAAILLTVSRLDGPILVPDQGGWRGFKRIPEILGREVFTVKTEGGLIDPDVLDSHLEDTGARALFVTSFAGYTAEQPIAELSDICRSHDAILVEDASGSVSDPLGRLCNGKYSHIIIASTGSPKTVNAGGGGFISTSIPEFVQQDMFLSALKADPYVKAAIAAELDAAERNLTETLRACSYLKGKLEGVFHPEKRGVNVIVPSGSPREDVKTLKKLITADGRSIFTACPSPDRILESAVAVEVKNLDVGCLTHENLERMVEIISSVI, encoded by the coding sequence ATGAAAGGACCCGTAGCAGATATGAGAGAGTATACCACGCGCCTGGGGCTCAGGTTCAGAGAACCATCACCTGAAACAAAAAGGGCCGTCTGCCACGCCGCCCTCTACGGGGAAGTACCGGACCCTGAAAAGAAAATCAGAAAGATCACAGGGCACAGATACGCCAAAATCCTGAGCAGCGGGAATGCAGCAATCCTCCTCACAGTATCCCGGCTTGATGGCCCTATCCTCGTGCCTGATCAGGGCGGATGGCGGGGCTTTAAGAGGATACCTGAGATCCTTGGCAGGGAGGTTTTCACGGTTAAGACGGAAGGGGGGCTCATCGACCCTGATGTCCTGGACTCACACCTTGAAGATACAGGTGCCAGGGCACTTTTTGTCACAAGCTTCGCTGGTTATACAGCGGAGCAGCCCATCGCCGAACTCTCAGATATCTGCAGATCCCACGATGCAATCCTGGTTGAGGACGCATCCGGGAGCGTCTCTGACCCCCTTGGGAGGCTCTGCAATGGTAAATACAGCCACATCATAATCGCATCCACTGGCTCCCCAAAAACCGTTAACGCGGGGGGCGGCGGGTTCATCTCAACCTCCATTCCAGAGTTTGTTCAGCAGGATATGTTCCTATCTGCCCTCAAGGCGGACCCCTATGTGAAGGCTGCCATTGCCGCTGAACTGGATGCAGCCGAGAGGAACCTCACAGAGACCCTCAGGGCATGCAGTTACCTGAAAGGGAAACTTGAGGGGGTATTCCATCCTGAAAAAAGAGGTGTAAATGTTATAGTCCCCTCAGGTAGCCCCAGGGAAGATGTTAAAACTCTAAAGAAACTTATAACCGCAGATGGTAGGAGCATCTTCACAGCATGCCCATCCCCTGACAGGATACTTGAGAGTGCGGTTGCAGTGGAGGTTAAGAATCTGGATGTGGGATGCCTCACCCATGAGAACCTTGAGAGGATGGTGGAGATCATCTCCTCTGTTATATGA
- a CDS encoding geranylgeranyl reductase family protein, translating into MTDYDVIIMGAGPAGSTLARLTASRGFRVGVLDRKKIIGVPLQCAGLISHRITEANVLPDDFILNSVRGAVLHSPSGIKLRVSKKRPEAHVIDRTSYDRYLAELAGEAGAEVRTGTAVRDFSEATGEVEVNGGTLKASVLVDARGQAAVCNKYPARQFLVRFRDQEMDTDFVDLRVDSRLSPGFLWRIPLDERTARVGAFGPRKNLKDLIKGFISDLSTDFRLKESYHGFIPQTDPDVELVNGRCIRIGDAAGQVKPTTGGGIVLASRAAHVAAETIKMALEDDIGLIKNYQEACRKLYMGEMKNQMRVQRTFRMLSDDDLDHIFLRMKEYGAEELISRYGDMDRQTPLIMEFLKRGLLFRIIPSILSKKVASIWK; encoded by the coding sequence ATGACTGACTACGATGTCATCATTATGGGCGCCGGACCGGCAGGTTCAACGCTTGCAAGGCTCACAGCCAGCAGGGGATTCAGGGTGGGTGTCCTTGACAGGAAAAAAATAATAGGGGTCCCCCTGCAGTGCGCAGGACTCATATCCCACAGAATAACAGAGGCAAACGTGCTCCCAGACGATTTTATACTGAACAGTGTGAGGGGTGCGGTTCTGCATTCACCATCAGGCATAAAACTCAGGGTTTCCAAGAAGAGACCCGAGGCCCATGTAATTGACAGGACATCCTATGACAGGTACCTTGCAGAACTTGCAGGCGAAGCAGGGGCTGAGGTGAGAACCGGAACAGCTGTGAGGGACTTCAGTGAGGCCACAGGGGAGGTGGAGGTGAATGGAGGAACTCTTAAGGCCAGTGTGCTGGTGGATGCGAGGGGACAGGCCGCTGTCTGCAACAAGTACCCGGCAAGGCAGTTCCTGGTGAGGTTCAGGGACCAGGAAATGGACACAGACTTTGTTGACCTCAGGGTCGATTCACGCCTCTCACCAGGTTTCCTCTGGAGAATACCCCTTGATGAAAGAACAGCCCGTGTGGGTGCATTCGGACCCCGGAAAAATCTCAAGGACCTTATTAAGGGCTTCATTTCAGACCTCAGCACAGACTTCAGGTTAAAGGAAAGTTACCATGGCTTCATACCGCAAACCGACCCTGACGTGGAACTTGTGAACGGTAGATGCATCAGGATAGGTGATGCCGCAGGACAGGTTAAACCCACAACCGGAGGAGGCATAGTTCTTGCATCCAGGGCTGCCCACGTTGCAGCAGAAACCATAAAGATGGCCCTCGAGGATGATATTGGCCTAATTAAGAACTACCAGGAAGCCTGCAGGAAGCTCTATATGGGTGAGATGAAAAACCAGATGCGGGTTCAGAGGACCTTCAGAATGCTATCTGATGATGACCTTGACCATATATTCCTCAGGATGAAGGAGTACGGTGCAGAGGAGTTAATATCCAGGTACGGGGACATGGACAGACAGACACCACTCATAATGGAATTCCTTAAGAGGGGCCTCCTCTTCAGGATAATACCATCCATCCTCTCAAAGAAGGTGGCCAGCATATGGAAATAA